CTGTATTGCAGTGCAGCATACTGCTTGTCTCATGACGGCAGGCCGCCACACCATTGCCGACTGGGAGTGACTCCATGCTACCGGCTACGACCTCTATGATGAATACCGCCCTGTCGCTATTCGATCCGCTCGGGATTGGCCGCGTCTCGCTCGACTACTGGCGAGACGGGGTCGAGCGCAGCGTGCTCTATCTCGATGTGATGCGTCAACGCGGCAACCAGTACCTCGAGCACATGGAGCAGACCAAGCCGAACGTATTGGGTTTCGAGTCCGAAGTGCTGATGGATGGTCGCGACTTGCCGCGGCCCGTCAATTACGAGCTGATGCGCATCATTCCCCCAAAAGGGATTGAAATAGATCCCCTCGAGCGTCCTTTCGTGGTGGTTGACCCGCGTGCCGGCCATGGGCCCGGGATCGGCGGCTTCAAGCCCGATAGCGAAATCGGTGTGGCATTGCGTGCCGGCCATCCCTGCTACTTCATCGGGTTTCTGCCATTCCCCGTCCCGGGGCAGACCGTCGAGGATGTGGCCGAGGCTGAGATCGCCTTTCTCAAAGAGGTGATCGCACGCCATCCCGATGTCTCGGAAAAGCCCATGGTGGTGGGTAATTGCCAGGCTGGCTGGCAGCTGATGATGGCCGCGGCCCTGGAGCCCGACTGCTTTGGACCGATCCTCATCGCGGGCGCGCCGCTCTCCTATTGGGCGGGCGAACGCGGCAAGGCGCCGATGCGTTATAGCGGAGGGATGACCGGTGGGAGCTGGATGACCGCGCTTGCGGGCGATCTCGGCGCTGGGCTCTTCGACGGTGCCTGGCTGGTCCAGAACTTCGAGAAGCTCAATCCGGCCAATACCTTGTGGGGAAAGCAGTATCGCCTCTACGCCAATGTCGATACCGAGGCGCAGCGCTACCTGCAGTTCGAGCGTTGGTGGGGTGGCCATGTGGTACTCGGCGCGGAGGAGATTCAGTACATCGTCGACAATCTCTTCATCGGCAATCGCTTGAGCACCGCTGAATTGTCGACCCACGATGGTCGGCGCATCGATCTGCGCAACATTCGTTCGCCGATCGTGGTGTTCTGCTCCAAGGGCGATGACATAACGCCGCCGCCGCAAGCGCTGGGTTGGGTGAGAGAGCTGTATGGCGATATCGACGATATCATCGCCCACGATCAGACCATTCTTTACTGCGTACACGATACCACTGGTCACCTGGGAATCTTCGTCTCGGGCAGTGTCTCGCGTAAGGAGCACACCGAGTTCACGGCCAATATGGACTATATAGACGTCCTGCCGCCGGGACTTTATGAAACGACCGTGACCGAGCGGGCGGCCAAGGGTGATGACGTCCATATCGATGGTGACTACCTGCTGGAGTTCCAGCCACGCACCCTTGAGGACCTCGATGAAGTCGTCAAGCCCAGCGAGGCAGACGATCGACGCTTCGCGACCGTTCAGCGCGTTTCCCAGATCAATCTAGGCATCTATCAGATGCTGGTTCAGCCCTGGCTACAGGCGACCATTACCCCCTCCGCTGCGCGCTGGATGCGGCGCATGCATCCCATTCGCCTGGCCTACAAGCTTTACTCCGAGCGCAATCCGCTGATGGTGCCGGTACCGGTGCTGGCCGACATGATTCTTGCCGATCGGCATGAAGTCGGCGAGGACAATCCCTGGCGTAGTCTCGAGGGAGTCGCCTCCGATCAGATCATGGCAAGTCTCGACAGCTATCGCGATCTGCGCGATAGCATGACCGAACGGCTCTTCCTTACGTTCTATG
This DNA window, taken from Halomonas sp. TA22, encodes the following:
- a CDS encoding DUF3141 domain-containing protein, whose translation is MLPATTSMMNTALSLFDPLGIGRVSLDYWRDGVERSVLYLDVMRQRGNQYLEHMEQTKPNVLGFESEVLMDGRDLPRPVNYELMRIIPPKGIEIDPLERPFVVVDPRAGHGPGIGGFKPDSEIGVALRAGHPCYFIGFLPFPVPGQTVEDVAEAEIAFLKEVIARHPDVSEKPMVVGNCQAGWQLMMAAALEPDCFGPILIAGAPLSYWAGERGKAPMRYSGGMTGGSWMTALAGDLGAGLFDGAWLVQNFEKLNPANTLWGKQYRLYANVDTEAQRYLQFERWWGGHVVLGAEEIQYIVDNLFIGNRLSTAELSTHDGRRIDLRNIRSPIVVFCSKGDDITPPPQALGWVRELYGDIDDIIAHDQTILYCVHDTTGHLGIFVSGSVSRKEHTEFTANMDYIDVLPPGLYETTVTERAAKGDDVHIDGDYLLEFQPRTLEDLDEVVKPSEADDRRFATVQRVSQINLGIYQMLVQPWLQATITPSAARWMRRMHPIRLAYKLYSERNPLMVPVPVLADMILADRHEVGEDNPWRSLEGVASDQIMASLDSYRDLRDSMTERLFLTFYGQPWLQTMVGLGVEDQPLRRRPGIEPEHRRYVASRQAELRAHIDQGGSHEAVMRSLIFVLGGAPSTDERNFNRLKASRAELEPASKLADFKKLVRDQFSILKLDRDAALDALPGLLAGLSNEELDKHFRHLEHVVQASGPTGEEVNQRLAVVRKQFDLARPAPEPEPEPKEAAKPKAEAKPAPAVAKPAASKKTVSKSVIKESASQKPASKREDKKPASQRRNSKKPPSSNNN